In Methylomonas sp. MK1, the following are encoded in one genomic region:
- a CDS encoding NAD(P)-dependent oxidoreductase, giving the protein MRVGLIGLGAMGQGMARNLAKAGCLTAVYNRTSSKAETLAAELQIQACETIEQLAGQVDIVLVCVSADKDVLMVVDAIAKTIRLGSVVVDLSTVSSETAAVAAQKLAEKNVAFLDAPVSGGVEGANKGTLAMMVGGDPKTLERVRPVLAAMTVRIEHMGGVGAGQACKAVNQIMCAGINQAVTEALAFAEAQGLPMEKVIDVVSGGAAGNWFLQHRGKTMTQNQFPPGFKLALHHKDLKIAQHMAQHAGVGCPLTITTLADYAKLMAKGYGDEDISALYRLKQKRTSN; this is encoded by the coding sequence ATGCGGGTAGGCTTGATCGGATTGGGGGCAATGGGCCAGGGCATGGCGCGCAACCTTGCCAAGGCCGGATGCTTGACTGCGGTTTACAATCGGACCTCTAGTAAAGCCGAAACCTTAGCGGCGGAATTGCAAATCCAGGCTTGCGAGACTATCGAACAACTGGCAGGTCAAGTCGATATCGTGTTGGTCTGTGTGTCGGCGGATAAAGACGTGTTGATGGTGGTCGATGCTATCGCTAAAACCATCCGGCTAGGCAGCGTGGTGGTGGATTTGTCCACGGTCAGCAGCGAGACGGCGGCTGTCGCGGCGCAAAAACTTGCGGAGAAGAATGTCGCTTTTCTCGATGCGCCGGTGTCCGGCGGCGTGGAAGGCGCCAACAAAGGCACGTTGGCCATGATGGTCGGTGGCGACCCGAAAACTTTGGAACGGGTTCGCCCGGTGTTGGCGGCAATGACCGTACGTATCGAGCACATGGGTGGCGTTGGCGCTGGGCAAGCCTGCAAGGCAGTGAACCAAATCATGTGTGCCGGGATTAACCAGGCAGTGACCGAAGCCTTGGCCTTTGCCGAGGCTCAGGGGTTACCGATGGAAAAAGTCATCGATGTTGTTAGCGGTGGCGCGGCCGGTAACTGGTTCTTGCAGCATCGCGGCAAGACCATGACGCAAAACCAATTCCCGCCGGGTTTTAAACTAGCGCTTCATCATAAAGACTTAAAAATAGCCCAGCATATGGCTCAGCATGCCGGTGTCGGTTGTCCTTTGACCATTACTACACTCGCGGACTATGCCAAACTGATGGCCAAAGGTTATGGCGACGAGGATATTTCCGCGTTGTATCGATTAAAACAGAAACGAACTTCCAATTAG
- a CDS encoding UDP-glucose dehydrogenase family protein: protein MKITVFGSGYVGLVTGACLAEVGNQVLCMDVDQRKIDQLKQGVIPIYEPGLDEMVKDNVAAGRLSFTTDVKEAVDFGLFQFIAVGTPPDEDGSADLKYVLAVAKSIAEHMSDYKIVVDKSTVPVGTADKVKQAIKDVLAERNQELEFDVVSNPEFLKEGSALDDFMKPDRIIIGTDNPRTAELLKALYSPFNRSRERVITMDIRSAELTKYAANAMLATKISFMNELANLAERLGADIENVRHGIGSDSRIGYSFIYPGCGYGGSCFPKDVKALERTARDYGYQAELLSAVENVNDRQKHRLFEKISTHYPNGVKGKTFALWGLAFKPNTDDMREAPSRVLLEALIDAGATVRAYDPEAMEEAQRIYGDKTGLVYCAKQADTLNDVDALIIVTEWKQFRSPDFDDLGRLLKDKVIFDGRNMYEPRLVRQFGLQYYAIGR, encoded by the coding sequence ATGAAAATTACGGTGTTTGGCAGTGGATATGTAGGTTTGGTAACGGGCGCCTGTCTGGCCGAAGTGGGCAATCAAGTGCTGTGCATGGACGTCGACCAACGCAAAATCGACCAACTCAAACAAGGTGTCATTCCGATTTACGAACCGGGTTTGGACGAAATGGTCAAGGACAACGTTGCAGCCGGTCGCTTGAGCTTTACCACCGACGTCAAAGAAGCCGTGGATTTTGGTTTGTTTCAATTCATCGCCGTCGGCACGCCGCCGGACGAAGATGGCTCGGCTGATTTGAAATACGTGCTGGCCGTGGCGAAAAGCATCGCCGAACACATGAGCGATTACAAAATCGTCGTCGATAAATCCACCGTGCCGGTCGGAACCGCCGACAAGGTCAAACAGGCCATCAAGGATGTATTGGCCGAGCGCAATCAGGAGTTGGAATTCGACGTCGTCTCCAACCCCGAGTTTTTGAAAGAAGGCTCGGCGCTGGACGACTTCATGAAGCCAGACCGCATCATCATCGGCACCGATAACCCTAGAACCGCCGAATTATTGAAAGCGCTCTACTCGCCATTCAACCGCAGTCGGGAGCGGGTCATTACGATGGACATTCGTTCCGCCGAGCTGACCAAATACGCCGCCAACGCCATGCTGGCCACCAAAATCAGCTTTATGAACGAGCTGGCCAACTTGGCGGAAAGATTGGGCGCCGACATCGAAAACGTTCGCCACGGCATCGGCTCCGACAGCCGCATCGGTTACAGCTTTATCTATCCGGGCTGCGGCTATGGCGGTTCTTGCTTTCCTAAAGACGTGAAAGCTCTGGAACGCACCGCTCGCGATTACGGCTATCAAGCCGAATTACTCAGCGCGGTGGAAAACGTCAACGACCGGCAAAAGCACCGCTTATTCGAGAAAATCTCCACGCATTACCCAAACGGCGTGAAAGGCAAAACCTTTGCCTTGTGGGGCCTGGCGTTTAAACCCAACACCGACGACATGCGCGAAGCCCCTAGCCGGGTATTGCTGGAAGCCCTGATCGATGCCGGCGCGACAGTACGCGCTTACGACCCGGAAGCGATGGAAGAAGCGCAGCGCATCTATGGCGACAAAACCGGATTGGTGTATTGCGCGAAACAGGCGGACACCTTAAACGATGTGGACGCGTTGATCATCGTCACCGAATGGAAACAGTTCCGCAGCCCGGATTTTGATGACCTGGGCCGTTTGTTGAAAGATAAGGTGATATTCGATGGGCGGAATATGTATGAGCCGAGGTTGGTTAGGCAGTTTGGGTTGCAGTATTACGCGATTGGAAGGTAA
- a CDS encoding amino acid permease has protein sequence MGLTSFVSWGLCYRWRGKSAFPRGTWERGNFTPFGFGGVLTGAGVIFFAYIGFDAVSTAAQEAINPQRDVPIGIIASLAVCTLLYILVAGVLTGIIPYTELNVPAPIALAVDHVGMSWLSPIIKIAAIAGLTSVMLVLLMGQSRIFFSMAKDQLLPPLFAKVHPKFQTPHLSSILVGVAVSLLAGFMPIEKLGELVSIGTLFAFVLVCGGVWILRNSHPEMERHFKCPAVPYVPIGGILVCLSLMAGLPIDTWIRLFVWLLIGFLIYFGYGVKHSQLRSS, from the coding sequence ATGGGTTTGACCTCTTTTGTTAGCTGGGGCTTATGTTACCGCTGGCGCGGAAAGTCTGCATTCCCACGCGGCACGTGGGAACGAGGAAACTTCACCCCCTTCGGTTTCGGCGGCGTACTAACCGGCGCAGGGGTGATTTTCTTTGCCTATATCGGCTTCGATGCGGTATCCACCGCCGCCCAGGAAGCCATCAACCCGCAACGCGACGTACCCATCGGCATCATTGCCTCGCTGGCCGTCTGTACTCTGCTTTACATTCTGGTGGCCGGAGTGTTGACCGGCATCATTCCTTACACCGAGCTGAACGTCCCCGCGCCGATTGCGTTGGCAGTCGATCACGTCGGCATGAGTTGGCTGTCGCCGATTATTAAAATCGCCGCCATTGCCGGCTTGACCTCGGTAATGCTGGTATTGCTGATGGGCCAAAGCCGCATATTCTTCTCGATGGCCAAAGACCAACTGCTGCCGCCTCTATTCGCGAAAGTGCATCCCAAATTTCAAACTCCGCATTTATCGAGCATCCTGGTCGGTGTAGCCGTGTCTTTGCTGGCCGGATTCATGCCTATCGAAAAACTCGGCGAACTAGTCAGTATCGGTACTTTGTTTGCATTTGTGCTGGTGTGCGGCGGTGTTTGGATCCTGCGGAACAGCCACCCGGAAATGGAACGCCATTTCAAATGTCCTGCGGTGCCTTATGTGCCGATTGGTGGGATTTTAGTCTGTTTGAGTTTGATGGCTGGATTGCCGATTGATACTTGGATTCGGTTGTTCGTATGGCTGTTGATTGGGTTTTTGATTTATTTTGGGTATGGGGTGAAGCATAGTCAGCTTCGGTCTTCTTAG
- a CDS encoding REP-associated tyrosine transposase, producing the protein MGRSRYRILQSQQPHFITCTVLNWIPLFTRPATVQIVLDALFYRQQQHNWRIYGYVILENHLHLLVQADDLTNQIAHFKSYTARQLIDYLQAINAERLLKQLNWFRKAHKTDRDYQLWEEGSHPQLIDNPDVLRQKLDYIHLNPVKRGYVDLPEHWRYSSARNYAGQDGLLPVYRDWF; encoded by the coding sequence ATGGGCCGCAGCCGTTACCGCATTCTCCAATCCCAACAGCCGCATTTCATAACCTGCACCGTCCTGAACTGGATACCATTGTTCACCCGACCGGCTACTGTACAAATCGTGCTGGACGCCCTGTTTTACCGCCAACAACAGCACAATTGGCGAATTTACGGCTACGTCATTCTGGAAAACCACTTGCACTTGCTGGTACAAGCTGACGATTTAACCAATCAAATAGCTCACTTTAAATCTTACACAGCGCGCCAATTAATCGACTATCTGCAAGCCATTAACGCCGAACGCTTGTTAAAGCAATTGAACTGGTTCCGCAAGGCGCATAAAACTGATCGGGATTACCAGTTGTGGGAAGAAGGTAGTCATCCGCAGTTGATCGATAACCCCGACGTTTTGCGGCAGAAACTGGATTATATCCACCTGAATCCGGTTAAACGCGGTTATGTCGATTTACCGGAGCATTGGCGTTATTCGAGTGCCCGGAATTATGCGGGGCAGGATGGATTGTTGCCGGTTTATCGGGATTGGTTTTAG
- the tnpA gene encoding IS200/IS605 family transposase, producing the protein MDENESLSHSKWECKYHVVFIPKCRRRTLYKELRKHLGEVFRRLASQKESRILEGHLMPDHVHMLISIPPKYAVSQVIGYIKGKSAIHLARVYGEKKRNFVGQHFWARGYFVSTVGRDETMIREYIRHQEQEDQRIEQLNLWQ; encoded by the coding sequence ATGGACGAGAACGAGAGCTTAAGTCACTCGAAATGGGAGTGCAAATATCATGTGGTGTTTATTCCGAAATGCCGTCGCCGAACGCTGTACAAGGAGTTGCGTAAACATTTGGGTGAGGTGTTTCGAAGGCTAGCGAGCCAAAAAGAGAGTCGAATATTGGAAGGTCACTTGATGCCGGATCATGTGCATATGCTGATTTCGATTCCGCCGAAATATGCGGTTTCACAGGTAATAGGTTACATCAAAGGGAAGAGCGCGATTCATTTGGCACGGGTTTATGGTGAAAAGAAGCGAAATTTTGTAGGCCAGCATTTTTGGGCAAGAGGTTACTTTGTATCGACCGTGGGTCGGGATGAGACGATGATTCGGGAATATATCCGGCATCAAGAACAGGAAGACCAGCGAATTGAACAACTGAACCTTTGGCAATGA
- the mltB gene encoding lytic murein transglycosylase B, translating to MFTFNTRKVSLQNAGSALLIALLAGCASQPPAGDKANNRVRTPTQQTVPNQSRHATPDLRPFASVGGYHAMAVSGDYAGYPALNQFIEQMVQKHGFNREYLQGLFSQAKRKQWTLDYLAKSDQGMKGKPSKGGWTRYRAQFLDDRHINAGISFWQQHHATLQRASQQYGVPAEYILGIMAVETTFGSFVGNHRIIDALTTLGFDYQRRGEYFRSELENFLVMSRTEGLDPGKPVGSFAGAMGLGQFMPSSFLQWAVDFNGDGRRDLWNPEDVIGSVANYFAQHGWQAGKPIVSATRGSFSGIDSLEPGADHAYPLDTLVKAGVEPADTCACDYPLRLLLLRHQSKDEYLLGHPNFYAITRYNQSTHYAMAVHELALAIKRGYQRVAGGLDISG from the coding sequence TTGTTTACTTTTAACACCCGTAAAGTTTCGCTACAAAACGCCGGTTCGGCACTCTTAATTGCACTGCTGGCGGGCTGCGCCTCACAGCCGCCGGCCGGCGATAAAGCAAATAATCGCGTCCGCACGCCCACCCAACAAACCGTGCCCAACCAGTCGCGCCACGCCACGCCGGACTTGCGGCCGTTCGCCAGCGTCGGCGGTTACCATGCCATGGCAGTCAGTGGCGATTACGCCGGTTACCCCGCGTTAAACCAATTCATCGAACAGATGGTGCAGAAACACGGTTTTAATCGCGAATATCTGCAAGGCCTGTTTTCTCAAGCCAAACGCAAGCAATGGACGCTGGATTACCTAGCCAAATCGGACCAGGGCATGAAAGGCAAACCCAGCAAAGGCGGCTGGACCCGTTATCGCGCGCAATTTCTGGACGACCGGCATATCAACGCAGGCATCAGCTTCTGGCAACAGCATCATGCCACCCTGCAACGCGCCAGCCAGCAATACGGCGTACCGGCCGAATACATCCTGGGTATCATGGCGGTGGAAACCACCTTCGGCAGTTTCGTCGGTAACCACAGAATCATCGATGCCTTGACCACCTTGGGTTTTGATTATCAGCGACGCGGCGAGTATTTCCGCAGCGAACTGGAAAACTTTCTGGTAATGAGCCGCACAGAAGGCCTGGACCCCGGCAAACCGGTCGGCTCGTTCGCCGGCGCGATGGGCCTGGGCCAATTCATGCCTAGTAGCTTTCTGCAGTGGGCGGTGGACTTTAACGGCGACGGCCGCCGCGACCTGTGGAACCCGGAGGACGTCATCGGCAGCGTAGCCAACTACTTTGCCCAGCACGGCTGGCAAGCCGGCAAACCCATTGTCTCGGCGACACGCGGCAGCTTTAGCGGCATCGACAGTTTGGAGCCGGGCGCGGACCACGCTTATCCTTTGGATACATTGGTTAAAGCGGGTGTAGAACCGGCTGACACTTGTGCTTGCGATTATCCGTTGCGGCTGTTATTGCTCAGGCATCAAAGCAAAGACGAGTACTTGCTGGGACATCCTAACTTTTACGCGATTACGCGGTACAACCAGAGCACGCATTATGCGATGGCGGTGCATGAGTTGGCGTTGGCGATTAAGAGGGGGTATCAGAGGGTGGCGGGTGGTCTTGATATTTCTGGGTAG